The following coding sequences are from one Panicum hallii strain FIL2 chromosome 5, PHallii_v3.1, whole genome shotgun sequence window:
- the LOC112895169 gene encoding glutathione gamma-glutamylcysteinyltransferase 1-like: MAAAVASLYRRVLPSPPAVDFASPEGKRLFAEALAAGTMEGFFPLVSCFQTQSEPAFCGLASLAVVLNALAIDPGRRWKGPWRWFDESMLDCCEPLDKVKAEGITFGKVACLARCSGADVQSFRANRVTIDDLRRHLLRSVASQDCHLIASYHRQPFKQTGTGHFSPIGGYHAGQDMALILDVARFKYPPHWVPVQLLWDAMNTTDDSTGLLRGFMLISRKTAAPSSLYTVSCRDENWKSIAKYCVEDLPNLLKGENLDNVQTLLSCLIESLPADAEALIKWVVEVRRKEEGGPSLSKEEKERLFSKENVLQQVRDTRLFAIVHDQQYANNPCCNCSSSSEEDSLTRIAAVVCCQGAAMLSGNFASRHGFCCSETCLKCVQANGDGLKTVISASVVSEGNEQGVDMLLPMSSPGASSCNSNLKKNAVKYPSSADVLTVLLLALHPSTWLGIKDEKLKAELQTLVSTDNLPDELKREIMHLRRQLYYLKACKEKEEDEDDDPPSQK, translated from the exons atggcggcggccgtggcgtcgCTGTACCGGCGGGTCCtcccgtcgccgccggcggtggACTTCGCCTCGCCGGAGGGCAAACGCCTCTTCGCGGAGGCCCTGGCGGCGGGCACCATGGAGGGCTTCTTCCCCCTGGTCTCCTGCTTCCAGACGCAGTCGGAGCCGGCCTTCTGCGGCCTCGCCtccctcgccgtcgtcctcaACGCGCTCGCCATCGACCCCGGCCGCCGCTGGAAGGGGCCCTGGCGGTGGTTCGACGAGTCCATGCTCGACTGCTGCGAGCCCCTCGACAAGGTCAAGGCCGAGGGCATCACCTTCGGCAAGGTCGCCTGCCTCGCGCGCTGCTCCGGCGCCGACGTTCAGTCCTTCCGCGCCAACCGGGTCACCATCGACGACCTACGACGGCATCTCCTCCGAAGCGTCGCCTCCCAGGACTGCCATCTTATCGCCTCCTACCACAGGCAGCCTTTCAAACAG ACTGGAACTGGGCATTTCTCCCCAATCGGTGGCTACCATGCCGGACAGGATATGGCGCTCATCTTGGATGTCGCTCGCTTCAAATACCCTCCCCATTGGGTTCCAGTGCAACTTCTTTGGGATGCAATGAATACAACTGATGACTCAACTGGACTTCTTAGGGG GTTCATGCTTATATCAAGAAAGACAGCAGCCCCTTCATCGTTGTACACAGTG AGTTGCAGGGATGAGAACTGGAAAAGTATAGCAAAGTATTGTGTTGAAGATTTACCAAATCTTTTGAAGGGAGAGAATCTAGATAATGTTCAAACACTTTTGTCCTGTTTAATTGAGTCTCTTCCAGCTGATGCTGAAGCTTTGATCAAATGGGTTGTTGAAGTTAGGAGAAAGGAGGAAGGGGGACCAAGCTTAAGCAAAGAGGAGAAAGAAAGGCTTTTCTCGAAG GAAAATGTTCTACAACAAGTTCGTGATACCAGGCTATTTGCCATAGTCCACGACCAACAATATGCTAATAACCCATGTTGTAATTGCTCATCGTCGAGTGAAGAAGATTCCCTCACTAGGATTGCAGCCGTTGTCTGCTGTCAGGGAGCTGCAATGCTATCAGGAAACTTTGCATCAAGACATGGTTTCTGCTGCAGTGAAACATGTTTAAAATGTGTCCAAGCGAATGGTGATGGCCTTAAGACTGTTATCTCAGCCTCTGTGGTATCTGAAGGCAATGAACAGGGTGTTGATATGCTTTTACCAATGTCTTCACCTGGTGCCAGTTCGTGCAATTCAAACTTGAAGAAGAATGCCGTGAAATATCCATCAAGCGCAGATGTTCTAACTGTTCTTCTGCTGGCTTTACATCCCAGCACTTGGTTGGGCATCAAAGATGAGAAGCTTAAAGCCGAACTTCAGACTCTTGTTTCAACAGACAATCTACCTGATGAACTTAAACGAGAG ATAATGCATCTAAGGCGGCAACTTTATTATCTGAAGGCTTGTAAAGAaaaggaggaagatgaagatgacGATCCACCATCACAAAAATAA
- the LOC112894500 gene encoding protein MALE DISCOVERER 2-like isoform X1 — translation MGVRQGLHHGSGLQLLFSFLMLLQAQADRGAASINGEGLALLELKARVEADPHGAFQDWDPMDNSPCSWSGVRCLDGKVEILNLTGRELAGTLAPEIGSLRRLKSLLLPKNNFRGWIPREFVGLSALEVLDLSSNNLDGTIPEELRAMPLLKQLSLHDNQFQEGVSSFTIQEIVDDQSGCLSRKLGCWPLPYRSDFKDWISLSGVREKYYTNVPSFSEAHIMQNLQSFASAMRRRILSEADNLPALLGNDAKSSVPENTKEIQRPPDVLSLGSGSFPAFPKIYGEALTPLVPEAIDAAALQQLSTEVAKSTDVEMSDTKYSKWAYLITIPAAILLISMLVLILLVWRKRGRTPIAPWRTGLSGPIQKALVTGVSKLNRVELEAACEDFSNIINTYPSCTVFKGILSGGNEIGVVSTVISSSKDWSRSAETCFKKKIDTISRVNHKNFVNLLGYCLENEPFMRMMVFEFAPQGNLSQHLHLKEFEDLDWAARMRIIMGIAYCLEYMHHELNPPIAIHDVRSDSIFISDDFAAKLADVSMWSEFAAKAKAGKEDGSSRSEAPPDLPSNVYCFGALMIEVISGRVPESDDHKPMCSWASEYLKDKNYSKLVDESVKERKSNELEAVCEVIEECIDPDPTRRPTMRDVVDKLRTALGISPESAAPRLSPLWWAELELLSVKST, via the exons ATGGGTGTGCGGCAGGGGCTTCATCACGGCTCGGGACTCCAGCTGCTGTTTTCCTTCCTCATGCTGCTCCAGGCACAGGCCGACCGGGGCGCGGCTTCGATCAACGGTGAAG GACTGGCGTTGCTGGAACTGAAGGCGAGAGTGGAGGCTGATCCCCATGGAGCTTTCCAGGATTGGGATCCCATGGACAACAGCCCGTGCAGCTGGTCAGGCGTGCGATGCTTAGACGGTAAAGTAGAGATTCT AAACCTAACAGGTCGAGAATTGGCTGGGACTCTTGCTCCTGAAATTGGAAGCCTTCGACGCCTGAAATCACT TCTACTTCCAAAGAACAACTTCCGTGGGTGGATTCCCAGAGAATTCGTAGGGTTATCTGCTCTAGAAGTACTAGATTTGAGCAGCAACAACTTGGATGGAACAATTCCAGAGGAACTAAGGGCAATGCCACTTCTCAAACAACT ATCACTTCATGATAACCAGTTCCAAGAAGGTGTCTCTTCTTTCACCATCCAAGAGATAGTTGATGACCAGTCAGGATGCTTGAGCAGAAAACTAGGATGCTG GCCTTTGCCTTACAGGTCAGACTTTAAGGATTGGATATCTCTCAGTGGCGTCCGAGAGAAATATTACACCAATGTACCAA GTTTCAGTGAGGCACACATCATGCAGAATTTGCAGTCCTTTGCAAGTGCCATGCGCCGCAGGATTCTCAGTGAAGCTGACAACCTGCCTGCTCTTTTGGGGAATGATGCTAAATCTTCTGTTCCAGAAAATACAAAAGAAATTCAAAGACCTCCTGATGTGCTTTCTCTAGGAAGCGGTTCATTCCCTGCATTTCCCAAGATATATGGCGAAGCTCTGACACCTTTGGTTCCCGAAGCAATTGATGCTGCCGCATTGCAGCAGCTGTCTACAGAAGTGGCCAAGTCCACTGATGTTGAGATGTCTGATACGAAATACAGCAAGTGGGCATATCTGATCACAATTCCAGCTGCAATATTGCTAATTAGTATGCTAGTTTTGATACTTTTGGTTTGGCGGAAGCGAGGTCGTACACCAATAGCCCCTTGGAGAACAGGACTAAGTGGCCCTATTCAGAAGGCACTTGTAACAG GTGTTTCAAAACTGAACAGAGTTGAGCTTGAAGCTGCTTGTGAGGATTTCAGCAATATCATCAATACTTATCCATCCTGCACTGTATTCAAGGGGATATTATCAGGTGGAAATGAGATCGGTGTTGTCTCCACTGTCATATCATCGAGCAAAGACTGGTCTAGGAGTGCAGAAACGTGCTTCAAGAAAAAG ATAGATACCATCTCAAGAGTTAACCACAAGAACTTTGTCAATCTCCTCGGCTATTGCCTAGAAAATGAGCCTTTCATGAGAATGATGGTGTTTGAGTTTGCTCCACAGGGCAATCTCTCACAGCATCTTCACC TCAAAGAATTTGAGGATCTGGACTGGGCTGCGAGGATGAGAATCATCATGGGCATTGCGTACTGCCTCGAATATATGCACCACGAGTTAAATCCTCCCATTGCAATACACGATGTGCGGTCCGACTCAATCTTCATTTCAGATGATTTTGCTGCCAAG CTGGCAGATGTTAGTATGTGGAGCGAATTCGCCGCCAAAGCAAAGGCTGGGAAGGAGGATGGCAGCAGTCGCTCTGAAGCTCCTCCGGATCTCCCGAGCAACGTCTACTGCTTCGGCGCGCTTATGATCGAGGTCATATCTGGGAGGGTTCCTGAATCCGATGATCACAAACCTATGTGCAGCTGG GCTTCTGAATATCTGAAAGACAAGAACTACAGCAAGCTCGTCGACGAGTCGGTGAAGGAGCGCAAAAGCAACGAGCTGGAGGCCGTCTGCGAGGTGATCGAGGAGTGCATCGACCCCGACCCGACGCGGCGGCCGACGATGAGAGACGTCGTGGACAAACTGCGAACTGCTCTTGGCATCTCGCCTGAGTCAGCGGCGCCGCGGCTGTCGCCGCTCTGGTGGGCGGAGCTGGAGCTACTGTCGGTGAAGTCAACTTAG
- the LOC112894500 gene encoding protein MALE DISCOVERER 2-like isoform X2 encodes MGVRQGLHHGSGLQLLFSFLMLLQAQADRGAASINGEGLALLELKARVEADPHGAFQDWDPMDNSPCSWSGVRCLDGKVEILNLTGRELAGTLAPEIGSLRRLKSLLLPKNNFRGWIPREFVGLSALEVLDLSSNNLDGTIPEELRAMPLLKQLSLHDNQFQEGVSSFTIQEIVDDQSGCLSRKLGCWSDFKDWISLSGVREKYYTNVPSFSEAHIMQNLQSFASAMRRRILSEADNLPALLGNDAKSSVPENTKEIQRPPDVLSLGSGSFPAFPKIYGEALTPLVPEAIDAAALQQLSTEVAKSTDVEMSDTKYSKWAYLITIPAAILLISMLVLILLVWRKRGRTPIAPWRTGLSGPIQKALVTGVSKLNRVELEAACEDFSNIINTYPSCTVFKGILSGGNEIGVVSTVISSSKDWSRSAETCFKKKIDTISRVNHKNFVNLLGYCLENEPFMRMMVFEFAPQGNLSQHLHLKEFEDLDWAARMRIIMGIAYCLEYMHHELNPPIAIHDVRSDSIFISDDFAAKLADVSMWSEFAAKAKAGKEDGSSRSEAPPDLPSNVYCFGALMIEVISGRVPESDDHKPMCSWASEYLKDKNYSKLVDESVKERKSNELEAVCEVIEECIDPDPTRRPTMRDVVDKLRTALGISPESAAPRLSPLWWAELELLSVKST; translated from the exons ATGGGTGTGCGGCAGGGGCTTCATCACGGCTCGGGACTCCAGCTGCTGTTTTCCTTCCTCATGCTGCTCCAGGCACAGGCCGACCGGGGCGCGGCTTCGATCAACGGTGAAG GACTGGCGTTGCTGGAACTGAAGGCGAGAGTGGAGGCTGATCCCCATGGAGCTTTCCAGGATTGGGATCCCATGGACAACAGCCCGTGCAGCTGGTCAGGCGTGCGATGCTTAGACGGTAAAGTAGAGATTCT AAACCTAACAGGTCGAGAATTGGCTGGGACTCTTGCTCCTGAAATTGGAAGCCTTCGACGCCTGAAATCACT TCTACTTCCAAAGAACAACTTCCGTGGGTGGATTCCCAGAGAATTCGTAGGGTTATCTGCTCTAGAAGTACTAGATTTGAGCAGCAACAACTTGGATGGAACAATTCCAGAGGAACTAAGGGCAATGCCACTTCTCAAACAACT ATCACTTCATGATAACCAGTTCCAAGAAGGTGTCTCTTCTTTCACCATCCAAGAGATAGTTGATGACCAGTCAGGATGCTTGAGCAGAAAACTAGGATGCTG GTCAGACTTTAAGGATTGGATATCTCTCAGTGGCGTCCGAGAGAAATATTACACCAATGTACCAA GTTTCAGTGAGGCACACATCATGCAGAATTTGCAGTCCTTTGCAAGTGCCATGCGCCGCAGGATTCTCAGTGAAGCTGACAACCTGCCTGCTCTTTTGGGGAATGATGCTAAATCTTCTGTTCCAGAAAATACAAAAGAAATTCAAAGACCTCCTGATGTGCTTTCTCTAGGAAGCGGTTCATTCCCTGCATTTCCCAAGATATATGGCGAAGCTCTGACACCTTTGGTTCCCGAAGCAATTGATGCTGCCGCATTGCAGCAGCTGTCTACAGAAGTGGCCAAGTCCACTGATGTTGAGATGTCTGATACGAAATACAGCAAGTGGGCATATCTGATCACAATTCCAGCTGCAATATTGCTAATTAGTATGCTAGTTTTGATACTTTTGGTTTGGCGGAAGCGAGGTCGTACACCAATAGCCCCTTGGAGAACAGGACTAAGTGGCCCTATTCAGAAGGCACTTGTAACAG GTGTTTCAAAACTGAACAGAGTTGAGCTTGAAGCTGCTTGTGAGGATTTCAGCAATATCATCAATACTTATCCATCCTGCACTGTATTCAAGGGGATATTATCAGGTGGAAATGAGATCGGTGTTGTCTCCACTGTCATATCATCGAGCAAAGACTGGTCTAGGAGTGCAGAAACGTGCTTCAAGAAAAAG ATAGATACCATCTCAAGAGTTAACCACAAGAACTTTGTCAATCTCCTCGGCTATTGCCTAGAAAATGAGCCTTTCATGAGAATGATGGTGTTTGAGTTTGCTCCACAGGGCAATCTCTCACAGCATCTTCACC TCAAAGAATTTGAGGATCTGGACTGGGCTGCGAGGATGAGAATCATCATGGGCATTGCGTACTGCCTCGAATATATGCACCACGAGTTAAATCCTCCCATTGCAATACACGATGTGCGGTCCGACTCAATCTTCATTTCAGATGATTTTGCTGCCAAG CTGGCAGATGTTAGTATGTGGAGCGAATTCGCCGCCAAAGCAAAGGCTGGGAAGGAGGATGGCAGCAGTCGCTCTGAAGCTCCTCCGGATCTCCCGAGCAACGTCTACTGCTTCGGCGCGCTTATGATCGAGGTCATATCTGGGAGGGTTCCTGAATCCGATGATCACAAACCTATGTGCAGCTGG GCTTCTGAATATCTGAAAGACAAGAACTACAGCAAGCTCGTCGACGAGTCGGTGAAGGAGCGCAAAAGCAACGAGCTGGAGGCCGTCTGCGAGGTGATCGAGGAGTGCATCGACCCCGACCCGACGCGGCGGCCGACGATGAGAGACGTCGTGGACAAACTGCGAACTGCTCTTGGCATCTCGCCTGAGTCAGCGGCGCCGCGGCTGTCGCCGCTCTGGTGGGCGGAGCTGGAGCTACTGTCGGTGAAGTCAACTTAG
- the LOC112894500 gene encoding protein MALE DISCOVERER 2-like isoform X3: MLRRNLTGRELAGTLAPEIGSLRRLKSLLLPKNNFRGWIPREFVGLSALEVLDLSSNNLDGTIPEELRAMPLLKQLSLHDNQFQEGVSSFTIQEIVDDQSGCLSRKLGCWPLPYRSDFKDWISLSGVREKYYTNVPSFSEAHIMQNLQSFASAMRRRILSEADNLPALLGNDAKSSVPENTKEIQRPPDVLSLGSGSFPAFPKIYGEALTPLVPEAIDAAALQQLSTEVAKSTDVEMSDTKYSKWAYLITIPAAILLISMLVLILLVWRKRGRTPIAPWRTGLSGPIQKALVTGVSKLNRVELEAACEDFSNIINTYPSCTVFKGILSGGNEIGVVSTVISSSKDWSRSAETCFKKKIDTISRVNHKNFVNLLGYCLENEPFMRMMVFEFAPQGNLSQHLHLKEFEDLDWAARMRIIMGIAYCLEYMHHELNPPIAIHDVRSDSIFISDDFAAKLADVSMWSEFAAKAKAGKEDGSSRSEAPPDLPSNVYCFGALMIEVISGRVPESDDHKPMCSWASEYLKDKNYSKLVDESVKERKSNELEAVCEVIEECIDPDPTRRPTMRDVVDKLRTALGISPESAAPRLSPLWWAELELLSVKST, encoded by the exons ATGCTTAGACG AAACCTAACAGGTCGAGAATTGGCTGGGACTCTTGCTCCTGAAATTGGAAGCCTTCGACGCCTGAAATCACT TCTACTTCCAAAGAACAACTTCCGTGGGTGGATTCCCAGAGAATTCGTAGGGTTATCTGCTCTAGAAGTACTAGATTTGAGCAGCAACAACTTGGATGGAACAATTCCAGAGGAACTAAGGGCAATGCCACTTCTCAAACAACT ATCACTTCATGATAACCAGTTCCAAGAAGGTGTCTCTTCTTTCACCATCCAAGAGATAGTTGATGACCAGTCAGGATGCTTGAGCAGAAAACTAGGATGCTG GCCTTTGCCTTACAGGTCAGACTTTAAGGATTGGATATCTCTCAGTGGCGTCCGAGAGAAATATTACACCAATGTACCAA GTTTCAGTGAGGCACACATCATGCAGAATTTGCAGTCCTTTGCAAGTGCCATGCGCCGCAGGATTCTCAGTGAAGCTGACAACCTGCCTGCTCTTTTGGGGAATGATGCTAAATCTTCTGTTCCAGAAAATACAAAAGAAATTCAAAGACCTCCTGATGTGCTTTCTCTAGGAAGCGGTTCATTCCCTGCATTTCCCAAGATATATGGCGAAGCTCTGACACCTTTGGTTCCCGAAGCAATTGATGCTGCCGCATTGCAGCAGCTGTCTACAGAAGTGGCCAAGTCCACTGATGTTGAGATGTCTGATACGAAATACAGCAAGTGGGCATATCTGATCACAATTCCAGCTGCAATATTGCTAATTAGTATGCTAGTTTTGATACTTTTGGTTTGGCGGAAGCGAGGTCGTACACCAATAGCCCCTTGGAGAACAGGACTAAGTGGCCCTATTCAGAAGGCACTTGTAACAG GTGTTTCAAAACTGAACAGAGTTGAGCTTGAAGCTGCTTGTGAGGATTTCAGCAATATCATCAATACTTATCCATCCTGCACTGTATTCAAGGGGATATTATCAGGTGGAAATGAGATCGGTGTTGTCTCCACTGTCATATCATCGAGCAAAGACTGGTCTAGGAGTGCAGAAACGTGCTTCAAGAAAAAG ATAGATACCATCTCAAGAGTTAACCACAAGAACTTTGTCAATCTCCTCGGCTATTGCCTAGAAAATGAGCCTTTCATGAGAATGATGGTGTTTGAGTTTGCTCCACAGGGCAATCTCTCACAGCATCTTCACC TCAAAGAATTTGAGGATCTGGACTGGGCTGCGAGGATGAGAATCATCATGGGCATTGCGTACTGCCTCGAATATATGCACCACGAGTTAAATCCTCCCATTGCAATACACGATGTGCGGTCCGACTCAATCTTCATTTCAGATGATTTTGCTGCCAAG CTGGCAGATGTTAGTATGTGGAGCGAATTCGCCGCCAAAGCAAAGGCTGGGAAGGAGGATGGCAGCAGTCGCTCTGAAGCTCCTCCGGATCTCCCGAGCAACGTCTACTGCTTCGGCGCGCTTATGATCGAGGTCATATCTGGGAGGGTTCCTGAATCCGATGATCACAAACCTATGTGCAGCTGG GCTTCTGAATATCTGAAAGACAAGAACTACAGCAAGCTCGTCGACGAGTCGGTGAAGGAGCGCAAAAGCAACGAGCTGGAGGCCGTCTGCGAGGTGATCGAGGAGTGCATCGACCCCGACCCGACGCGGCGGCCGACGATGAGAGACGTCGTGGACAAACTGCGAACTGCTCTTGGCATCTCGCCTGAGTCAGCGGCGCCGCGGCTGTCGCCGCTCTGGTGGGCGGAGCTGGAGCTACTGTCGGTGAAGTCAACTTAG
- the LOC112895697 gene encoding peptide-N4-(N-acetyl-beta-glucosaminyl)asparagine amidase A-like — MAPSAASSILLLLALLHPAAAAARHRHRLAASLRAAPPDASLPPTTFFEVDRPIRPPRGSAGPCSALLLSGTFGATYGRPPATAAYAPPACLGAARARGAGLALAVLEWSADCRGRQFDRIFGVWLAGAELLRSCTAEPRPNGILWSVSRDVTRYAALLAEPGEVAVYLGNLVDKTYTGVYHANLTLHLYFHAAPPQQQQQPDLILPISRSLPLNDGQWFAIQNSTDVQSKRLTIPSNTYRAVLEVFVSFHSNDEFWYTNPPNDYIQANNLSNVPGNGAFREVVARVDGEVVGAVWPFTVIYTGGVNPLLWRPITGIGSFNLPTYDIDITPFLGKLLDGKEHDFGFGVTDALDVWYIDANLHLWLDHKSEKTTGSLLSYDASGLDYNVNSEFSGLDGQFVTSASRHISATGWVKSSYGEVTTTFYQRFSYENSNVFRKNGTVQIVNQTIDAKSGIFAKDASSVLLSGEFHEVFPLYLYTGTSDKVGDEYSLDSLVKFGINEKKTSGGKLGFSFNSLQNAQSARGTMRVKKNLVVSGLGKTDQVYKYVGTDGCYFRDVSSRNYTILFDRSDDSCSKGAYNGASTKLNNQSARRKLLVNKL; from the coding sequence ATGGCGCCATCCGCTGCCTCgagcatcctcctcctcctcgcgctcctCCACCCCGCCGCGGCGGCTGCGCGGCACAGGCACCGCCTCGCCGCGTCCttgcgcgccgccccgcccgacGCGTCGCTGCCGCCGACCACCTTCTTCGAGGTGGACCGCCCGATCCGCCCGCCGCGCGGCAGCGCGGGGCCCTGCTCCGCGCTGCTCCTCTCCGGAACCTTCGGCGCCACCTACGGCCGGccccccgccaccgccgcctacgcgccgccggcctgccTCGGCGCCGCGCGGGCCCGCGGCGCGGGGCTCGCGCTCGCCGTGCTCGAGTGGAGCGCCGACTGCCGCGGCCGCCAGTTCGACCGCATCTTCGGCGTCTGgctcgccggcgccgagctGCTCCGCAGCTGCACCGCCGAGCCGCGCCCCAACGGCATCCTCTGGTCCGTCTCCCGCGACGTCACCAGGTACGCCGCACTCCTCGCGGAGCCCGGCGAGGTCGCGGTCTACCTCGGGAACCTCGTCGACAAGACGTACACCGGCGTCTACCACGCCAACCTCACGCTCCACCTCTACTTCCACGCGGCACCgccgcagcaacagcagcagcccGATCTGATTCTGCCCATCTCAAGGAGCCTTCCTTTGAACGACGGGCAGTGGTTCGCCATCCAGAATTCCACCGATGTGCAGTCCAAGAGGCTCACCATTCCGTCAAACACCTACCGGGCGGTCCTTGAGGTGTTCGTTTCCTTCCACTCCAACGACGAGTTCTGGTACACCAATCCGCCAAATGATTACATTCAGGCGAATAACTTGTCCAACGTTCCCGGGAATGGTGCATTCAGGGAAGTCGTAGCTAGGGTGGATGGTGAAGTTGTCGGCGCTGTCTGGCCATTCACTGTGATTTACACCGGAGGTGTCAACCCGCTTCTATGGCGGCCAATCACCGGAATTGGCTCATTCAATCTCCCGACATATGACATTGACATCACACCATTCTTGGGCAAGCTCCTGGACGGGAAGGAGCATGATTTTGGGTTTGGCGTCACAGATGCTCTTGATGTGTGGTACATTGATGCCAATTTGCATCTGTGGTTGGATCACAAGAGTGAGAAGACAACTGGGAGCTTGCTCAGCTATGATGCATCTGGATTGGACTATAATGTGAACTCTGAATTCAGTGGGTTAGATGGGCAGTTTGTGACAAGTGCAAGTCGGCATATCTCTGCAACTGGATGGGTGAAATCGTCATACGGGGAGGTCACCACAACCTTCTACCAGAGATTCAGCTATGAAAACAGCAATGTGTTTAGAAAGAACGGCACCGTGCAAATCGTGAACCAAACCATCGATGCAAAATCTGGCATTTTTGCCAAGGATGCTTCTTCTGTGCTGCTCTCCGGGGAGTTTCATGAGGTCTTCCCACTGTATCTTTATACTGGAACCTCAGATAAAGTGGGTGATGAGTACTCATTGGATTCACTTGTCAAATTTGGGATCAATGAGAAGAAGACCTCTGGTGGGAAACTGGGCTTCTCGTTCAACTCTCTGCAGAACGCACAGTCGGCACGCGGCACTATGAGGGTGAAGAAGAATTTGGTAGTCAGTGGATTGGGGAAGACCGATCAGGTTTATAAGTATGTGGGAACTGATGGATGCTATTTCAGGGATGTGAGCAGCAGGAACTACACTATACTTTTCGACCGCTCTGATGATTCTTGTTCAAAAGGAGCATATAACGGGGCCAGCACGAAGTTGAACAATCAGTCAGCAAGAAGAAAGTTGCTGGTAAACAAACTATAA